From a region of the Methanolobus tindarius DSM 2278 genome:
- the hsdR gene encoding EcoAI/FtnUII family type I restriction enzme subunit R, with translation MDEVNKQELSERDICTKYITPAIKKSGWDIHTQMREEVYLTAGRVLVHGQKATRGERKRADYVLYYKQNIPVAVVEAKDNKHTVGDGMQQALSYAQMLDVPFAFSSNGDAFLQHDKTGLYDAVEREISLNDFPSPSELWEYYCRWKGITDENSKIVTQDYYSFLGKEPRYYQTIAINRTIEAIAKGQDRILLVMATGTGKTYTAFQIIWRLWKSRTKKRILFLADRNILVDQTKKNDFKPFGSAMTKVKDRQVDKSYEIYLSLYQAVTGSEEEKNIYKQFSPDFFDLVIVDECHRGSADENSAWRDILEYFSSATQIGLTATPKETENISNIHYFGEPIYTYSLKQGIDDGFLAPYRVIRIDIDKDLQGWRPEKDKVDRYGRVIEDRIYNQKDYDRSIVLDKRTQLVAREVTEFLQSTDPFSKTIVFCENIDHAERMRKELVNANPELARDSKYIMRITGDEKEGKAEIDNFAMPESKYPVIATTSKLLGTGVDIQTCKLIVLDKRIQSMTEFKQIIGRGTRIQEEYDKLYFTIMDFKKATELFADPDFDGDAEEVYVGPGVKALAPQILGNKVKPYMVDDVDAKVVAVRKQYYGPDGKLITESLTDYTKRTVLDEFSSLDSFLKYWSEADKKQAIMEELIEKGLLLEDLAEEVGKEYDPFDLICHVVYDQPPLSRRERANKLKGSGYFAKYGDKARAVLDALLQKYSDEGLENLESLDVLKVEPLSKYGTPIEIINMFGGKSNYLEAIRAMESQLYMAEA, from the coding sequence ATGGATGAGGTTAACAAGCAGGAACTCAGCGAGAGAGATATCTGTACAAAGTATATCACACCTGCAATCAAAAAATCAGGTTGGGACATTCATACTCAAATGCGGGAAGAAGTCTACCTCACAGCAGGTAGAGTCCTTGTTCATGGTCAGAAAGCTACTCGTGGTGAAAGAAAGCGTGCTGACTATGTTCTTTACTATAAACAGAATATTCCAGTAGCCGTTGTTGAAGCAAAGGACAATAAGCATACTGTTGGTGATGGTATGCAGCAGGCCCTATCATATGCTCAGATGCTCGATGTTCCCTTTGCATTCAGTTCCAATGGTGATGCTTTCCTACAGCATGACAAGACAGGATTATATGATGCTGTAGAAAGAGAAATCTCATTAAATGATTTCCCTTCACCTTCTGAACTATGGGAGTACTATTGCCGTTGGAAAGGGATTACCGATGAGAACAGCAAGATTGTTACTCAGGATTACTATTCATTCCTAGGCAAAGAACCCAGGTACTACCAAACAATTGCTATTAACAGAACCATTGAAGCCATCGCAAAGGGTCAGGACCGTATATTGCTTGTAATGGCGACAGGAACTGGAAAAACATACACAGCATTCCAAATCATATGGCGTTTATGGAAATCTCGTACAAAGAAGCGCATATTGTTCCTTGCAGACCGTAATATATTAGTCGACCAGACAAAAAAGAATGACTTCAAGCCGTTTGGGTCAGCTATGACCAAAGTCAAGGATAGGCAAGTGGACAAGTCATATGAGATATACCTTTCACTATATCAGGCTGTAACTGGTTCTGAAGAAGAGAAAAATATCTATAAACAATTCTCTCCTGATTTTTTTGACCTTGTGATTGTAGATGAATGTCACCGTGGAAGTGCAGATGAAAACTCAGCATGGAGAGATATTCTTGAATATTTCTCATCTGCGACTCAAATAGGTCTGACTGCTACTCCTAAAGAGACTGAAAACATATCTAATATTCACTATTTTGGAGAACCTATCTATACCTATTCACTTAAACAGGGAATTGATGACGGATTCTTGGCACCTTATAGGGTCATCAGGATTGATATTGATAAAGACCTTCAAGGATGGAGACCGGAAAAAGACAAGGTCGATAGGTACGGAAGGGTCATTGAAGACAGGATTTATAACCAGAAAGACTACGACAGGTCTATTGTCCTTGATAAGCGTACTCAACTTGTTGCAAGGGAAGTTACAGAATTTTTGCAATCAACTGACCCATTTTCCAAGACTATTGTGTTTTGTGAAAACATTGACCATGCAGAAAGGATGCGTAAAGAGCTTGTCAATGCAAACCCGGAACTTGCAAGGGATAGCAAGTACATAATGAGAATAACCGGTGATGAAAAAGAAGGTAAGGCTGAAATTGACAATTTTGCAATGCCTGAAAGCAAATATCCCGTAATTGCAACTACTTCAAAGTTATTGGGTACTGGTGTTGATATACAGACTTGCAAGTTAATTGTTCTCGACAAACGTATTCAGTCGATGACCGAATTCAAGCAAATAATAGGACGTGGAACTCGTATTCAGGAAGAATATGATAAACTGTATTTCACTATTATGGACTTCAAAAAAGCAACTGAGCTTTTTGCGGACCCTGATTTTGACGGCGATGCTGAAGAAGTGTATGTAGGTCCGGGTGTAAAAGCTTTAGCACCTCAAATATTAGGCAACAAGGTAAAACCATATATGGTTGATGATGTTGATGCTAAAGTGGTTGCTGTACGCAAGCAGTATTATGGTCCTGATGGCAAACTGATAACCGAGTCGTTAACAGATTACACTAAAAGAACCGTTTTAGATGAGTTCTCATCTCTTGATTCTTTCCTGAAATATTGGAGTGAAGCTGACAAAAAGCAAGCCATAATGGAAGAACTTATCGAAAAAGGACTTTTGTTGGAAGACCTTGCTGAAGAAGTTGGCAAGGAATATGACCCATTTGACTTAATCTGTCACGTGGTATACGACCAGCCACCTTTGAGCAGACGTGAAAGAGCAAACAAGCTTAAAGGTAGTGGATATTTTGCTAAATACGGGGACAAAGCCCGTGCTGTCCTTGATGCATTGTTACAAAAGTACTCTGATGAAGGTCTCGAAAACCTTGAGAGCCTTGATGTTCTCAAAGTTGAACCTCTCAGCAAATATGGCACTCCTATTGAGATTATCAACATGTTCGGGGGTAAATCTAATTACCTCGAAGCCATAAGGGCAATGGAATCTCAATTATACATGGCTGAAGCATAA
- a CDS encoding type I restriction-modification system subunit M: MSLSATIKSIQDIMRKDAGVDGDAQRISQLAWMVFLKIFDDREKEYEIMDDGYTSSIPERLRWRNWAADEEGITGDELLDFVNDDLFKTLKDLQFAPDADPRGFVVRDVFEDSYNYMKNGTLIRQVINKINDVDFNSSDDRHLFGDVYEKILKDLQSAGNAGEFYTPRAVTEFMVQMVNPLIGEKILDPACGTGGFLTSSIEHLRKQVKSVEDEKRLQDSINGIEKKPLPHLLCVTNMLLHGIEVPSQIRHDNSLARPLRDYKPSDRVDVIVTNPPFGGMEEDGIKTGFPANLQTSETADLFLVLIVHLLKDGGHGSIVLPDGTLFGEGVKTRIKEKLLTECNLHTIVRLPNGVFSPYTGIKTNLLFFTKGEPTKEVWYYEHPYPEGYKSYSKTKPMRIQEFEPEKEWWNKRHENEFAWKVTIDEIEANNYNLDIKNPNVEDIDHGDPEELLSKYKHLLLQIDETRNALKDELRAALDGKNA, encoded by the coding sequence ATGTCATTAAGTGCCACTATAAAGAGTATACAGGACATAATGAGAAAAGATGCGGGTGTAGATGGTGATGCACAACGCATAAGTCAGTTGGCTTGGATGGTATTCCTTAAGATTTTCGATGACAGAGAAAAGGAATATGAAATAATGGATGATGGTTATACATCGTCTATTCCTGAACGACTTCGCTGGCGAAACTGGGCTGCTGATGAAGAAGGTATCACTGGTGACGAACTACTTGATTTTGTGAACGATGACCTGTTCAAAACACTAAAGGACCTGCAATTTGCACCTGATGCAGACCCACGTGGATTTGTTGTACGTGATGTTTTTGAAGATTCTTACAACTATATGAAGAATGGTACTCTGATACGTCAAGTCATCAATAAAATAAATGATGTGGATTTCAATAGCTCTGATGATAGGCATCTCTTTGGGGATGTATACGAAAAAATATTGAAAGACTTGCAAAGTGCTGGAAATGCCGGTGAGTTCTACACACCACGTGCTGTCACCGAATTTATGGTGCAGATGGTCAACCCTCTGATTGGTGAAAAGATACTTGACCCTGCATGTGGAACTGGTGGTTTCCTTACCTCATCAATTGAACATCTACGCAAGCAGGTTAAGAGTGTAGAAGACGAAAAGAGACTTCAGGATTCAATCAATGGTATTGAGAAAAAACCTCTACCTCACTTGCTCTGTGTAACTAACATGTTACTTCATGGTATAGAAGTCCCTTCACAAATACGGCATGATAACTCACTTGCACGACCATTAAGAGACTATAAACCTTCAGACCGAGTTGATGTGATTGTTACTAATCCCCCATTTGGTGGAATGGAAGAAGATGGTATCAAAACAGGATTTCCCGCAAATTTACAGACAAGCGAAACTGCTGATTTGTTCCTTGTGTTGATTGTACACCTGCTCAAAGATGGCGGACATGGTTCCATAGTCCTTCCTGATGGGACTTTATTCGGTGAAGGTGTGAAGACTCGTATCAAAGAAAAGCTGCTTACTGAATGTAATCTCCACACCATTGTACGCCTTCCTAATGGTGTGTTCAGTCCATATACTGGTATTAAAACCAATCTTTTGTTCTTTACAAAGGGCGAACCTACTAAAGAAGTATGGTACTATGAGCATCCATATCCCGAAGGATATAAGTCATACTCCAAGACAAAACCCATGCGGATACAGGAGTTCGAACCTGAGAAGGAGTGGTGGAATAAACGCCATGAGAATGAGTTTGCTTGGAAGGTTACTATTGATGAGATTGAAGCTAACAATTACAATCTTGATATCAAAAACCCTAATGTGGAAGACATTGACCACGGTGACCCTGAAGAACTACTTTCTAAGTACAAACATCTACTGTTGCAGATAGACGAAACACGCAATGCTTTGAAAGATGAACTTAGGGCAGCATTGGACGGTAAAAACGCATGA
- a CDS encoding restriction endonuclease subunit S encodes MNTSLFFDNFSIVADSPNGVQKLREMILQLAVMGKLVPQNPNDETASVLVEMIKAEKTSLAKQGIIKKTKSLPFVQADEISYEIPESWYWTRLGNIGIVNPRNNVSDDLDVSFVPMNLISEKYGEDAESENRIWKDIKKGYTHFAENDVVMAKITPCFQNGKSTVMKGLCNSIGAGTTELHVFRSVTDYVNPDYVVLYLKSPHYIETGITKMTGSAGQKRVPRDYFAHNPFPLPPLEEQKRIVAKVDQLMAMCGELEAFQQQKNESRIHLNKAALNGLLNADSADEFNELWQLIYSNFDLLYDNLDNVAKFKEAILQLAVMGKLVPQDSNDEPTSVLLERIEDEKKRLMKEGIISLKNLATNIVVDDIPYQIPHNWAWFKLNDLVYNFGQKKPDSKFTYIDVASINKEKGLISDNVKTILPDDAPSRARKIVKRGCVIYSTVRPYLLNTAIVDDDYSPEPIASTAFAVLNPYSGLLNKYLHYYLRSQHFVNYVESQMMGMAYPAINDTKLYKGLVPLPPLEEQKRIVAKVDELMAICDELETRISKAQENSEKLTNAVVNSVVE; translated from the coding sequence ATGAATACTTCTTTGTTCTTTGATAATTTCTCCATAGTTGCCGACTCACCCAATGGAGTCCAGAAATTACGAGAAATGATACTACAACTTGCGGTGATGGGTAAACTTGTACCACAGAACCCTAATGATGAAACTGCAAGTGTATTGGTGGAAATGATTAAGGCTGAGAAGACAAGCTTGGCTAAGCAGGGCATCATCAAGAAAACTAAGAGCTTGCCATTTGTTCAGGCTGATGAAATTTCATATGAAATTCCAGAAAGTTGGTATTGGACAAGACTTGGAAACATAGGAATAGTAAATCCAAGGAATAATGTTTCAGATGACTTGGATGTTTCATTTGTTCCTATGAATTTAATATCAGAAAAGTATGGAGAGGACGCTGAATCTGAGAATAGGATATGGAAAGATATCAAAAAAGGATACACACACTTTGCTGAAAATGATGTTGTAATGGCAAAAATTACGCCATGTTTTCAGAATGGTAAGTCTACTGTTATGAAGGGACTATGCAATAGTATTGGAGCAGGTACAACAGAACTACACGTGTTTAGGTCAGTGACAGACTATGTAAATCCTGATTATGTAGTGTTGTACTTGAAAAGTCCTCATTACATTGAAACAGGAATCACTAAAATGACAGGTTCAGCAGGTCAAAAAAGGGTTCCACGTGATTATTTTGCACATAATCCATTTCCACTTCCACCTCTTGAAGAACAAAAGCGCATAGTAGCCAAGGTTGACCAGCTTATGGCTATGTGTGGCGAACTGGAAGCCTTTCAGCAGCAGAAGAATGAAAGCCGTATTCATCTCAATAAGGCTGCCCTCAATGGATTGCTTAATGCAGACAGTGCAGATGAGTTCAATGAACTATGGCAGTTGATTTATAGCAACTTCGACCTGCTCTATGATAACCTTGACAATGTAGCCAAGTTTAAGGAAGCCATACTACAGCTTGCTGTGATGGGGAAGCTTGTGCCACAGGACTCAAACGATGAGCCTACAAGTGTGTTATTAGAGAGGATTGAGGATGAAAAAAAGAGGTTGATGAAGGAAGGTATCATCAGTCTAAAAAACTTAGCAACAAATATTGTAGTCGATGATATTCCATATCAAATACCACATAATTGGGCATGGTTTAAGCTGAATGACCTTGTTTACAATTTTGGACAAAAAAAGCCAGATTCTAAATTTACATATATTGATGTTGCTTCTATAAATAAAGAAAAGGGGTTAATTTCAGACAATGTGAAAACCATTCTTCCTGATGATGCTCCATCAAGAGCAAGAAAAATAGTCAAGAGAGGATGTGTAATTTATTCAACTGTCCGTCCCTATTTATTAAACACTGCTATTGTTGATGATGATTATTCACCTGAACCTATAGCAAGTACTGCATTTGCAGTACTCAATCCATACTCAGGTCTATTAAATAAATATCTTCATTACTACCTTCGAAGCCAACATTTTGTAAACTATGTAGAATCCCAAATGATGGGGATGGCATATCCTGCAATAAACGACACTAAACTTTACAAGGGATTAGTGCCGCTCCCACCACTTGAAGAACAAAAGCGCATAGTAGCCAAGGTTGACGAGCTTATGGCTATCTGTGATGAACTGGAAACAAGGATAAGTAAGGCTCAGGAAAATAGTGAAAAGTTGACCAATGCCGTGGTCAATTCTGTTGTTGAATAG
- a CDS encoding DUF1699 family protein: MKIRVVSSKEEIESLGTNEEMVHLAFRPSNTDILTLVTKCPNVKALHIPTSYKRTISKSTQMFLDMKGIALIEGDVWGHRKDINDYSEVSDTVYESIDQYRKDGLSDDEIGAKMERELHMSTDLLKFLLKNRK, encoded by the coding sequence ATGAAAATCAGAGTTGTAAGTTCAAAAGAAGAAATAGAAAGCCTTGGGACAAATGAAGAGATGGTACATCTCGCATTCAGACCATCTAACACAGATATCTTAACCCTTGTTACCAAATGTCCAAATGTAAAAGCTCTTCATATACCAACCTCCTACAAGAGAACAATTTCCAAATCCACTCAGATGTTCTTGGATATGAAAGGAATAGCACTCATCGAAGGCGATGTATGGGGTCACAGAAAGGACATAAACGACTATTCAGAGGTTTCTGATACTGTATATGAAAGTATTGACCAGTATAGAAAAGATGGCCTTTCTGACGATGAAATTGGAGCAAAAATGGAACGTGAACTCCATATGAGCACAGACCTGCTCAAGTTTTTGCTTAAAAATAGAAAATGA